TGATTGGTTTTAGGAAACTGATGCACAGCATCGGTTCACCTTCTTTTCCGACCGCATTAGTGACGTGGTCGGCGTGCCTGCCAAAAACTTTCTCGGAAAGAGCCGAGTACAACTGCCGAGAGGCCAAATCAAAAAAGATCTATGGAAAGCGCATGTTGCCGACTTCGACTCGCGGCGGCCTTTTCGCGACTTTACATACCAGGCAATAAGACCCGATGATGGTTCTGTCTTCTGGGTCAGCACGTCAGGTCAGCCAGTCTTTTCCAAGGCGGGTCAATTTCTGGGATACCGCGGTACCGGGTCCGATGTAACCGCCGAAGTTTTGGCACGCCAACAATTGGAGCAATCGAACGCAGAGCTGAAAGAACGCAATGCTGAGCTTTTGAAAGCTAAATCTACGATTGAGAGAATGGCTTACGAAGACGCGCTGACCGGATTGAAAAACCGACGTGCTATGGAAGATGAACTCGGACGCAAAACGGGCCGAAACGGTTGTTCAACGACCGTGCTGCACATGGATCTGGACCGCTTCAAGCAAATCAACGATGCGCTCGGTCATGCTGCCGGGGACGAAGTTCTTCGCGTCGTCGCCGAAAGGTTGAGAGCTTGTTTTCCACCCCCGGCTTCTATTGGCAGGATGGGCGGTGATGAGTTCATCGTGCTTGTCCAGGGAGCGGACCCAGAGGCACTGCTGAATCAAACGAAACAAGCAATACACAATATCCGTCAAGCGATTGCACTTGGGGAGGGTTCGGTTAGTCCCGGTGCCAGCTTCGGCATTGCAATCAGCGAGACCTCAGAGGACAGCGCACAACAATTGCTCTCAAAGGCGGACCTCGCGCTATATGAGGCGAAGGCGCTTGGCCGCAACCGCGCAGAGATTTTTACACCTGAACTGCATGACAGGCTGGCACAGGAGAAGGAGCTGGCGAGAGACTTGCAGCTAGGTTTGCAAAGCAATGAAATCGAAGTCTGGTTTCAGCCGCAGATTGACGCCAGAACGGGCTGTATTTCGGGCGCGGAAGCATTGATGCGCTGGAATTGTCGGCAACGTGGTATCCTGGCGCCGGATCAATTCATGCCGACAGCGGAAACTTTGGGGATCATGCCTCAGATCGACGGTTTCGTGCTCAGAGAAGCACTGGCGTTCGCCTCACAGATGGCTGATATCGGCCACGCCCTGCCTCGCCTCTCCGTAAACGTCTGCTCGGATCGCCTGACCGATGGGAGCATTGTGGAGGATGTACGCGCTCTTTGGCTGGACAGACGAACACAATTATCTTTTGAGTTGGTCGAAACGGTGACATTCGACGGAGACATGAGTGAAATCATCAGGCACAATCTTGATCGATTGCGCGAGACTGGGGTCTCTCTGGAAGTCGATGACTTCGGCACTGGCCACGCCTCGATTACCGCGTTGTTACAAGTCGAACCTGATTTCCTGAAGATTGACCGATCTCTAATTGCAAATCTTTTGGTCGACTTGAATTGCCGCCGCCTTGTGACGCAAGTAATAGATATGGCAACGGCCATGAACATCGGCGTCATCGCTGCGGGTGTTGAAACTCAGGAACAAGTTGAGTGCCTTGCCGATCTTGGATGCCATCAACTACAGGGCTTTTACTATGCCGCTGCAATGTCAGCGCCTTGTTTCAGTGACTATGTAAAAGGTTTCCCAAAGCGGCTAGCTGCGAGAGCATAACATTGTTTTTCCGAGCACCAACGAATGGCAGGAAATTCATTGTATTGACAGTGTTGCCCACCGTAGAATGTCAGGTATCGAACCACGTGCTGTATTGAATTACAGTGCCCCGACCCAATGGCCCCACCCTGATGACCACGGTCTGATTGGTTCTGGTTTCGAGCTTGCAATTGCTGATGTATGTCCGGCTTCTTTCGGCGTCCTGACTTGTCAGCGCGACGAGCCCCCCTGGCTCGCTCCCAAGGCACCGTTCTCCACCCTGCCGATCCACACATCAGGTTCGAAAAGCAATGGGCGTGAGGCTTCTCAAACTTCTGGCAGATGCTGCAAGGTTCCGCGAATAGGCTTCATTTGTTGACACTTTGAGCTGTTCATCCGGACAACAACACGGGGGGATCCGGACGATATTCCTCTCCATAGCAAAGACGACTGGATAATCTGTATGGTCGTGTTGGCCAGCGCGACCGCGACGTCACTCGGATGCCGCCATTCCCGCATCCGACCGACCCTCTGGCCTCTGAGTTATGTCTTTGCGCCGGCCTCGGCAAGGACCGCGCGGGTGCCAACATTCAATAGGGTGAGAGCGGGCCAAAGTCAGCTTCGCAAGGCATTCAGCGTGATCGCCAAGCCGCCCGCATTACTTCGTTGTCTTGTCCAAATGAAGGCGTGGGTTTCCAGATTTGGCGCGCCCAGTCTCGAAGCAATACGGAAATCAAACACAATCAGCCCGAGACTTTGCGCACCGGTGGCGGCTGCCACGATCCGTCAATAAAATTACCTTTTGGGCAATAAAGACGCAGAGAATAATTCCACCCATCTGTAGTGGGCAGAAAATTGGGGATCACGTTTTCACACCCGCCGGTTTGAATTCTGGTGGTGCCGTCTTCGCTTTGATGTGCAGTAACGTTGTTCAGAGAATACGCACCACGGTCATTTTCTTCAAAAAAAATCTCTTTGTTGTAGATGCTAATCGACCAGAAACCATCGACGGGCACATCGCTCAAAACCATTTCCTGAACTGTCCCGGCGTCATTGTTTTCAGGATAGCCCGTGAAATACATTGCGGCTTCCTTCGGGTTCAATCCCCAACCGGTCGCCGTAGCCATCAGATGAGCGACCCGGTCGACATCATCGGCAGTTCCCATACGAACTTTGCCGGCAGTTACGCCAAGCACTGCAACGCGGCAAAGGCATCGCGCGCCACCTTCAGGCTTTCGCTATCCCCGGTCGGGGAGTTCGAATGTGCCATCCTGTGCCTGTTCAACTGTAATTGCATCCTGAGCGCCATGTGCTGCCTGAACGTCAGCCTCGTCGGTCGGGTCCACAAATGTACGGAATATCAGCGTGACGACGTTCTGCTGCGTCAATTCCAAGGTATTGCCGTAGATAACAAACGGCGTGACATGATCCTGCGAAATCACTTGCAACGATGGAAAGCGCGCGCCTTTCGTAGTTGGCATCGACACAGTCACAGGGCCTGCTGCCAGATCATGTATTGAGGAAGAATAAAACGTGTGTATGTTCATGCGAACAATGACCTGCTCATCAATGGGCGTTGTTGCACGACCATGCACGATTTTGTTCAAACCACCGTTTAGTCTGACGACATTCGAAAAATAGAAATCTGACTCGGCACGTGAAAAATTGAAGGCATCTACCTTTTACGGATCGGCTTGAGCAACGCCAGCCAGCATTCCAAGGGCAACAGCGGTGATTGGTGCTCTCTTCATTTTGCAATCTCAGGGTTTGGGAATGCCCATGTGCCATCAATGACTTCCTGACGAGGAAGGTACATGCGGATGGTGTAATTCCAGCCCTCGGGCGTGAACAACCAGTTGTCCTGACTTGGATCGCCACCAAAGTTGATTGTGAAACTGCCATCGTCACTGCGTTGTGCCGTCAGGTTGTTCAGGGAATATCCTGCATTCGGGTTTTTCTCGAAAAAGCCACTGCTGTTGTACATGCTGATCGACCAGAACCCGTCAACAGGCACATCTTTGACTGTGAGGCTGTAGGGCGTGCGCCCATCGTTTTCTTCTGGCGTCACATTTACAAAAAGAACTGCATACTCGGGCCCGCCACCCCAACCGCCGGCTGTACCCAGCAAATGACGTACGGCGTCAACCTCCTCCTTCGTGCCGAACATCATCCGGCTGTCGGGGACAAAAGGGGCCATGCCCAGAACGGCCTTGCGGATGGCGGCCAATTGCGCGGTATCCCAATTCGGCAAATCAAGAGAGCCCGGATTTGCCTGTTCCAGAACAACTTTATCTTGCAACGCGTGCGCGGCTTTGACGTCTTCGGGGTCGGCTGGGTTCACCAAAGTGCGCACGTTGACGTGCACGTATCGGCTGCCAACGGTGTCCTGTGACAGCTCATAAACACCTGGCTTGGCGACATCCTGAACGATGTAGTGATCCTGATTGATGATGCGAATGGACTGGAACCTGTCGGCTTCGGGCATGGTAATTGTCGCAGGCGTGGTCAGATCAAGCACGCCATAAGAATAAAGCGTGTCACGATTGGCACGCACCACTGGCTGCTTGTCTACGTCTACCGGTTCGCGATTATGCGCAATGGTGCCGAACGCCCCGATAGACTCGCGCTGGCGCAGATAGGTGTCGGTTTCCGCGCGAATAAAGCTGTCAATGTTGACCGGCATCTTAACCTCCTGTGCCGAAACTGCTGTGGCAAGCATTAGAACGAAGGCTAAAAGGGGTCGTTTCATGATCTCTCCATCACATATTTTTCACGCGGCGAATTCTGGGCGGAATGCCGCAGCGGTCACGCACTACTGAAGTTTAAGCTCTGACGCGCTGCGCTCAAAGTTTGAAGGTGGGTGCAGGCATAGGATCGCTTGCATGCCTTTCTCTGGTACTAAGCTCGCTAACGCACGAATAGGAAAACACTTTGCCTTTGTG
This genomic interval from Paracoccaceae bacterium contains the following:
- a CDS encoding bifunctional diguanylate cyclase/phosphodiesterase — translated: MAYEDALTGLKNRRAMEDELGRKTGRNGCSTTVLHMDLDRFKQINDALGHAAGDEVLRVVAERLRACFPPPASIGRMGGDEFIVLVQGADPEALLNQTKQAIHNIRQAIALGEGSVSPGASFGIAISETSEDSAQQLLSKADLALYEAKALGRNRAEIFTPELHDRLAQEKELARDLQLGLQSNEIEVWFQPQIDARTGCISGAEALMRWNCRQRGILAPDQFMPTAETLGIMPQIDGFVLREALAFASQMADIGHALPRLSVNVCSDRLTDGSIVEDVRALWLDRRTQLSFELVETVTFDGDMSEIIRHNLDRLRETGVSLEVDDFGTGHASITALLQVEPDFLKIDRSLIANLLVDLNCRRLVTQVIDMATAMNIGVIAAGVETQEQVECLADLGCHQLQGFYYAAAMSAPCFSDYVKGFPKRLAARA
- a CDS encoding DUF1214 domain-containing protein, encoding MGTADDVDRVAHLMATATGWGLNPKEAAMYFTGYPENNDAGTVQEMVLSDVPVDGFWSISIYNKEIFFEENDRGAYSLNNVTAHQSEDGTTRIQTGGCENVIPNFLPTTDGWNYSLRLYCPKGNFIDGSWQPPPVRKVSG
- a CDS encoding DUF1254 domain-containing protein, which codes for MHGRATTPIDEQVIVRMNIHTFYSSSIHDLAAGPVTVSMPTTKGARFPSLQVISQDHVTPFVIYGNTLELTQQNVVTLIFRTFVDPTDEADVQAAHGAQDAITVEQAQDGTFELPDRG
- a CDS encoding DUF1214 domain-containing protein, whose protein sequence is MKRPLLAFVLMLATAVSAQEVKMPVNIDSFIRAETDTYLRQRESIGAFGTIAHNREPVDVDKQPVVRANRDTLYSYGVLDLTTPATITMPEADRFQSIRIINQDHYIVQDVAKPGVYELSQDTVGSRYVHVNVRTLVNPADPEDVKAAHALQDKVVLEQANPGSLDLPNWDTAQLAAIRKAVLGMAPFVPDSRMMFGTKEEVDAVRHLLGTAGGWGGGPEYAVLFVNVTPEENDGRTPYSLTVKDVPVDGFWSISMYNSSGFFEKNPNAGYSLNNLTAQRSDDGSFTINFGGDPSQDNWLFTPEGWNYTIRMYLPRQEVIDGTWAFPNPEIAK